CCCacacataacattattttcattgctattaaTAACTAAGAGAACCAGTGCTATATGCTCAttgttgaagaagaagaagaagaagaagaagaagaagaagaagaagaagaagaagaagaagaagaagaagaagaagaagaagaagaagaagaagggggaggaggaggaggaggaggaggaggaggaggagaaaagaaaagaaaagaaaagaaaagaaaagaaaagaaaagaaaaaaggaatcgACAGTTCTTTGAGAACACCACATAATCCTTTTGGGTGCATCTATATCTCTCATGGGGCACCTTTCTTTCTGCTTTAACAAACAAATTTCTTCATATTTGATCCATCCTATAATTCACAAATTTAAGGCCAGTTTGTATGGCATAGTAAtatcctgtctccaaacaaacaaaatcaaaaagaagATGAGAGGCCAGGCAGTGGTAATACATACCCTTAATGGTATCAcatacccttaatcccagcactcgagaagcagaggcagacaaatctctgtgaatttgaggtcagacAGAGAATTCCAGGATAGTCAGTGCTACACTTGGAAACCCTGTTGAAAAaacaaggaaaggaggaaggggtggggtggtggaagagagggtggagaaagaggaggtaaGGAGGGAATAAAGGAAAGGAACAGAACGATAGAAACAGTGTAGTTGTAGAGGAcctatattcttttaaaatgcatattaCATCTTCTACTACTGCAGAAAGGACTTCAAGCTGCCCTTTATCCACCCTTATTGTAACAAGGCCCACAGGTTACCAAGAATGTAAGATAAGGTATAATTGCAAGCAGAGGTGTTTCACCAGCAACATTATGTAGGAAGCATGCTAACAGAGCTATGTATATTACTGTGTGAATGGTGCACTGTGGAGCTAATATAGGATTCCAAGGACAAACAGAAACTTGAGGAAAGGGAGGGGCAGTATCTCCACCAATATAAGGAACTGAGTGGCATCATAGCTATCATAGAAAAAGAAGCCACCACTGACCAAGCCCTGCTCTGCCTCTGTGCATAATAAAAGCATTAGAGAACAAAAGTGCCTTGAGTGTATGAACAAAATATATATGTCAGGAATATGTCATCAAACAATCCAAGATTACAGTAAGGGGCTTGATAACAAAGAATAATTGTTAAATATTTAAAGGCATGATATGATCAGGCATAAAATGCTCATTTTTACAGAATAATATTGTACTATATGGGAATGAAAGCATGTGATTCACAGAATTTAAAACATTGGGAAACATGGCTTAAATGGgctggagaaaagaagaaatatgtaaaCCTTCAGAATTGCAGAGTCTTATAGAGGTGACACTTGGAGAACATCACAAAAATAGTATTATCGTGCCAGGGGAAACTGGCATgcttttgttcttggattcagagAGTGATGTGAGAGATAAATGAACTCCAACATCCATGTCTAACCAACAGCAGTCAAAATTCAAATCTCACCGAATCAGTGCATGAATAAGATTTTATTTAGTAAAAGTTTAGAAGCCAACAAATAAGATAATGAAACAAAGTagacagaaaagagaaggccATCTTGGCCATCTTTGGTCATAGGTTCTTGGAATGTGGTTTTGAGTCCTTGGAAAATTTATGTAAACGTCTTCAAAATACATGCTATAACTCCTGGGGGTTTCACAGTGATGTTAGCTGTAAATGTATTTTCAAATCTCAGGAAACACTTGCTTTTCCGTGGGAGAAgtgtaagaaattaaaataatgccACTGCCTAAAAACATGAGAGCACATAGACTTGCCACTACATTAGCAATTCCAATTCTCTGATCAGATGGGTATAACGGCATATGGAAAGATGGTGGGAAGGCAATTCCTGCTTTGTGAATGACAGAGAAGTAATTGAATAAGACAGCAAGGAGGATAGAGATACTGGCAATGATGTTGAGAATTGCTGAAATGATGAATGGATTGTAAGTGTCATTCTTCTGTACTTTCTCTGTATACACATTTCGAAGAGCAAAAATGGTGGTGACTGTTCCAATCAACCCGAGCATGTTGGAGATCAGTAATAAGTGTTGAATGATACGAACATCCAAAGGGATAAAGCTGTCATGGTAGGTGTATTCATGGCACACTCTGACACTGCCAGGTTTGCTGTTTTCGTGGTAAATGCAGACTCTCCATATTCCTACAAAGGCTGTGGTAGGCTTGGTGAACATTGTTTCATTTAAATACCAGACTCGCCACTGTGGAAGACCTGTGGAGATGCTGCAGAGAACCCATGCTATGGATGCCAAAGCAAAACCTCCGACTTGGCAGTTGGCACTTTTGCTGAGTAACAACATGGTGACAGCAAACACGAGACaactgtaaataaatacaatatagcATAAGAGTGGCTATCttcaaaagagcaatttgcaaattcatttggaataacaaaaaacccaggatagcaaaaactatactcaacaataaaagcacttctgggggactcaccatccctgacttcaagcagtattacagagcaataatcataaaaactgtatggtattggtacagagacaggcaggtagatcagtggagcagaattgaagacctagaaatgaacccacacgcctatggtgacttgatctttaacaaaggagctaaataaccagtggaagaaagatagcattttcaacaaatggtgctggttcaactggagttcagtacatagaagaatgcaagttgatccattcttaccaccatgtacaatgcttaagtccaagtggaccaaggacctccacatcaaaccagatacactcaaactaatagaagaaaaagtggggaagagtctcaaatacaacaccaatggcttatgctctaagatcaagaatcaacaaatgggacctcataaaactgcaaagcttttgaaAAGCAAAAGACATTCATTatggcaaaacggcaaccaacagattggggaaaaaaaactttacaaatcctacatctgatagaggactaatatccaaaatatataaagaactcaagaagttagactccagagagctaaatcaccaaattaaaaaaaatggggtacagagctaaataaaacattcacagttgaggattatcaaatggccaaaaagcacctaaagaaatgttcaacatccttagccatcagggaaatgcaaatcaaaacaaccctgagattccacctcacatccatcaggatggctaagatcaaaaactcaggtgacagcaaatgctggcgaggatgtggagaaagaggaacactcctccattgttggtgggattgcaaactgttagaagcattctggaaatcagtctggaggttcctcagaaaattggacattacactacctaaggacccagctatacctctcttgggcatatacccaaaagatgcctcaa
The window above is part of the Rattus norvegicus strain BN/NHsdMcwi chromosome X, GRCr8, whole genome shotgun sequence genome. Proteins encoded here:
- the Cldn34e gene encoding uncharacterized protein LOC680489, producing the protein MLLLSKSANCQVGGFALASIAWVLCSISTGLPQWRVWYLNETMFTKPTTAFVGIWRVCIYHENSKPGSVRVCHEYTYHDSFIPLDVRIIQHLLLISNMLGLIGTVTTIFALRNVYTEKVQKNDTYNPFIISAILNIIASISILLAVLFNYFSVIHKAGIAFPPSFHMPLYPSDQRIGIANVVASLCALMFLGSGIILISYTSPTEKQVFPEI